TTTAGTTTTGAATGCTTTTAGTTATAAAAACATTTTTACAATTCATAAATATTATTATAAATATATGAGTATTTTAAAATAATACATGAACAATTTTCAAAGTAGGTTATTTCGTTTGCATGTAAATATTTATAGCATGAATATTTAAAGGTTATTTTTACGTAATTTCTACAAAAAGAAATAGATGCAAAATGGGCTTTCAACTCCACATGAGATTAAGACTAGTTATTCCTTTTTGGAATCTAAAAAAAGTTATCCCTTTTAAAGTTGTATACAGGTGGATGTGGTAGTGGGTAGGTCTGTACTGGCGTGTTGTCTTGGGTTGGAGACCTGACGGTCTCAATACATTCAGACTTGTTATCTTTCGTATATAAGATAACTTGATGGGTGGATTGGCTTGGCTGGCTCGTGTGTTTGATATTTGCCGTCCCGTTTTTAGGCGTTAATTTTTGCAGGTCGTGTGTTCGATACTTGGCGTCCCATTTTTTAGGCGTTGCAAATAAAAAAATGCGAGCGTTGTTTAGTGCAAAAAAGCGTGGCGGTGGTCTCTTTTTTCCGAGAATAAAAATATATAAGGGTGTTTTGTGCAAAGATGCGTCGACTAGCGCCATCAGCCACCGACAGGTGGGCCCATATGTACGGATACGTCTAAAATGTATTTTGTGATCGTATGTGCACGCTCGAGTCAAGTTAAGTAACTGCAATTCTGTATTTTTAAAGTTCTAACACCAAACTAAACATTGAGTAAAAGTTCTATGATGACCGGTGATATTACCTCCTTTCAAAATCCCGTGAAACTCGTACGGTGGCCGGAAAGAAGAGATTTTTTTGGGTTCAAGCACCAGTTAAAGTACCGAGGAGGAGGCCACTAGCCCCGGTCTCTGTTTGTCTTCTCCCTCCCCcaccctcccccctccccccctcctCCTCGCCGAGTCGCCGTCCCTTCGCTTTCAACCCCCCTCGGGCGAAAGCAAGAATTCCTCGCTAGAATCCGACCCCGGGCCGATTTGCGTGGCTTCTGTGCGGCCCTTTCTGCGCCATGGACTTCTGATCCGGGGCCTCTCGGATCTTGGGGGGAAGAAGGTGGGTGGCGGGCGGTGGGCGGTGAGCCGGCCGGGAGATGGCCGGCGGGAAGGAGCCGATCGAGGTCAAGTTCCGGCTCTTCGACGGCACGGACATCGGCCCCAGCAAGTACGACCCCGCCACCACCGTCTCCGCGCTCAAGGACTTCATCCTCGCCCGGTGGCCGCAAGGTGAGACGCAGATTCCCTCCGCTCGATTTGGCCGGCCTCCTGATCCGCTTGCTTGAACCGGTGACGGAAAAAGATGCGCGCCTCTGTTGCTCTTGCTGCCATGGAGTTTCGGGGGTCATGTATAGCTTCTTTTTTCTTTTACGGTCGTTGCGTGGTGCTCGTGCAGTTCTAGTCTTCGTCAGCGGCAGATAATTGTTACTGGTGTGCctgattttcttcttcttctcttgatGCGTACCTTGGCCGATTGACACATGACTGCTGTCCCCTCAAAAAAGAGAAGAGTAACACATGACTGCTGCATCATTCGGACAGTGAATATTGCCTTTAGAAAACCTCTCACGGGCAGTGTATGCATACATGTAGAAAACCTCCCACGGACAGTGAATATTGCCGAAGCACTCTTGTGGCAGAAAGAACTCCTAAAAGAGCATTTATTTTTGGCAACAATCCGTTTGATTTGGATCAGAAATTACAAGTTGAATGAAGGGACAAACAAGGACCTCTGTCTTCCTAAACTTTCTATGAAGACGAAGTGAAAAATGGCAAGAGATCACAAGCTGCAGTTTGCCTTTAGAGTGCCAGTTTGTTCTCTTGCATCCTGTGAACAGAATCCTGCTAGCATATGAAAGCAGTTGTCTGTCCATCTTTTCGCTAACTGAGGTCCTTTCCATGAATATGATAGCAGGTCCATTGTCCATTGATCCATTATGCCTAACGATCTCTTGGAACTTATCTGATTATCACACTCAGGTGGGGATCTTCTCTTGATATGATATACTCAGGAGTCAATGACTAGAACACGTAAAATTGAATCCTTTCCTAGCTGAATTAGCCCCCAGAAACAATCAGGTCATGGTGTGGGTGCTTATTAACCCAAACATATGGACGCTAATCACCACCATCACTGTCTGTCATCTTTCTGTAGGATGTTTGATTTTATTCTGATTTGTCCAGGGCTTAATTTGCATTATGACTGGGAATAGTGCAAATGTGCAATGGCATGTTTTTCTTCTTTCTAAGGCACCTTGCTTGATTTTGATTTTGACTTCAAATTCTGTTATCTGGATTGGTTCTTTTGAAAACTCACTCCATAATTCGAACGTGTTATGCTTACCGGAATCCTAGTTTATTTTATTAAAAGGAATTGTTCTTGTCATTTCTTATGACAGATAAGGAAATAACTCCAAAAACTGTCAATGACCTGAAGCTCATCAATGGTGGAAAGATATTGGAGAATAACCGGACACTTGCCGAGTCGCGTGTTACAATAGGAGAGGTCCCTGGAGGTGTAATTACAATGCATGTGGTAGTGCGCCCTCCACAAGTTGACAAAAACCGTGGTATTGCCGACAATTCTATGCCTTTTCTTTCACATTGTGTTCCTGGTTCTGTAATGATCTCTTACATTCTGTTACATTTAATGAATGAAAAATGTTGGATACAATCAACTATCATTTAGATTTTGTGCTTCAAAAATCCACATGTATAGGCATGAGTGCTGCAGCCTGCAAGACGAACCCACTTATTTCCATGGAGTGAAATTTATTCCTTCCGTTTTAGTAGTGATTTGTTGATCACACCATATTTTTAGTGAGAAATTTTATTTGAACTCTGTGCTGAGCCAGTGTTCCGTACGTAGATAGAGGCACAAATAAAGAGTGACTAAACAGCACATGGTATTATGAAGTTCTGCACAAATAAAGAGTGGTACTGATGGTTTTTTCAGTCCTTTTGTGATTTATGAAGTTCTGCCAAATTGGCTACATTTGTTTTTGCGTGTTCGGAATTTGAAAAGTATAACTACAAGAGTGATGTTGTCACATCCGTGGGCCAGTCATGTGAAAATTAAGGATTTCGCTATAAATCAAACGTCAGATTTTTTTTAGCATGACAAATCGAACGCCTAAGATGGCAAATTATGTTGTCGCGAGGATGGCAATTTCCTTTAACAAACATGACAAATCCttgccatgttcagtattttgcCAGGAATTGCCATGCTTGCTAAAGGAATTTGCCATCCTCGCGACAACATAATTTGCCATGCTTACAAATCTGACGTCAGATTTGTAGCATTCCCGACTATTGATCTATGGAAAGGAGAGAGAGAATAATGAATACCCACAAAAGCATATGTTACAAAATTTGTTTAGATATATAGTTAAGGGGGTTTAATGGACTTATAATCCTTCATTTTGCAACTGTTGAGACAGTAATGATGTTGTAAGTACAAAGTGTATTAGGTATCTATCTGGTCACACATGGATTACTATATGCAAAATAGTTGGGTTTATCATATTATTGCAATTATGTGATGCTTAAAACTATCAATCAATTTATGCGACACTTCTAAACAACCTATAATTTTGCTTTTTTGGATTTGTTCTTTTCAGAGAAGCAGCTGGGCAATTCCCCCAAGCAGAACAGATGCGGATGCACCATACTGTGATACGGCACCCCCCTGGTGATGTTCGATGCGCCTAGTTGTAGAATTTCACTTGTGCTTTTGTTGCGTCCACGACGCGGTGTGTATTCATTTTGACATCCAGTTCATGGAGCCATTGAAACTCGATCTAGAAACGCATGCATGTACTCCTGAAAGCATGTTTGGGAATCTGGTGGGACTGGCTGGGAGTGAAGGTTCCTCCTTGGGATGTTGCTGATGTGTGCAGGAGTCAAGGAATGGATTGGATGCTTGCTGTTGTGTAAATTGTAATGTGGAAACAACCATCTTTTCATTTTTCCTTTGGCCATGTTTGACATTATATCGATTCTTTTTAGCGCTGCTGTTTGCCATGTAAAACAGATATATTGTACCATTGGAATATATATACGGTTTTGCTAAATATCAGGTACCTGAAACAGTCACTTTTTCTAGGGTAGCACGAGGCCGAAGGCGGTGATGGCGTGAGGAGCGCCGGCCACGCGAAGCCGAGCCGTGTATGAGTGGGAGCCAGTGATGAAGTAGAAGAGGGACGTTGAGAATGAGCACTGATGATCTATTACTAGCGGGAGCCAGTGATGAAGTAGAGGGGGTTGAAGATGAACAATGCACGATCTGTTTTCGACTTTTCGGACTTTTCGGCCATACGATGAAGATCTAACAGTCCTGATTGAAGATAAAAATTTCAGGTGCCTGACGTATAGGTGCTCCCATTTATATACTCCCATTGGTTCGGAAATAACTggtgtggttcaaatttgaactaaaaccataTCGATTATTTTCGAACGGAGGTAATATGTATGTAGCTTGGGAAATGATTGGTCAGTTCTGTTTTAAAAGGGAGAAGAGGACACCTCAAAAACAAAGAGAGGAGGAAGCAAAGAAAGTGAAAACACATATTTTTTAAggagaagaaagtaaaaaaaaaacacatttttttttgaaaaaaaattacatGACTGTGCTCCTGGGTAGTGGAGTTTGTATGGCCAGTGGGCCGCGCACTACACCGTCATAAAGGCCATGTCAAATAAATAAAACAAAGGCCATGCCCAATATAAAGAAGAAGCCCAATACAACAACCCACCGCACACCTTCTCTCCCCTGGCGCTACCGAAATCGTCATCTCCGCCGCCGGCAGCCCCGCCTCCCACCCACCCCCGGAGTCGTCCCCAATCACCTCCCGCGTCTCCTCTCTCACCGCGGGCGCCTAGGTCCGAGCGGTCTCCCCCGCCTCCTTCCTCGCCGTGACACGCCAGCAGCAGGTATgccctcctcccccctcctcccctctttAGATCTGCTCGCAGAAGTATGCCGTCGTGGTTCCGTTCCTCTTTAGATCTGCTCACCTGAAGCACGTATGGTCTCTGCGATTCGTTCAGGCGCTCAGCAGCTCGAGTAACCAAACTAACGCACTCTTGACAGGAACGCCGCAGCCGACGGCCGGCGACGGGGGCGCGGCCGCAAAGGGCTCGTCGGGGGTCAGGAGGTGTTCGCGGGCTCGGCGACAACCTGTCGTCATCGTTGCATGATCCAGATATTTTCGAGGATAGCAGCAAGAAGCCCTCGCCGAGCCACCTCCGCATCGCATCCGAGTAGCTCGAAGCATCGTCCGGGACAGTTCCCTTGTTGTAGCCCAGCTTACCGAGGTATTACTGCTATTAGCACCAGCAATCCCATGAGGTCGGGTGATGGAAACTCGGAAGGCCAGGATGCGCCACTCGCCGAGGGGAAGGACCACGGCTGCTCCCCGGGTGTCCAGTCCACACCGGACATCGAGAAGAAGTACGTGCACCGCGTCTACGATGCCATAGCCCCTCACTTCAGCTCCACGCGGTTCGCCAAGTGGCCCAAGGTCGCGGGGTTCCTGAACTCGCTGAGGCCAGGGTCCGTCGTGCTGGATGCCGGCTGCGGCAATGGCAAGTACCTGGGCTTCAATCCCGAGTGCTTCTACATAGGCTGCGATATAAGCCCGCCGCTTATAGAGATATGCGCGGGGAGGGGGCACGAGGTGTTCGTCGCCGATGCCGTCAACCTCCCGTACAGGGAAAACGTTGCCGACGCCGCGATTTCGATAGCGGTGTTGCATCATCTCAGTACCGAGGACAGGCGGAGGAAAGCCATAGAGGAGTTGATCCGTGTTGTCAAGAGGGGTGGTCTTGTGCTGATCACTGTTTGGGCCGTGGAGCAGGAAGACAAGTCGCTTCTTAACAAGTGGACTCCTTTATGCGACAAGTATAATGAAGAGTGGGTTGATCCCAGCAGTCCTATGGTGCGTAACAAATCTGCTACTACGCTAGATAGCATTGAAGAGACTGATGAAGACACGCGAGCCGTTAAGCAAACAGATGATCAGCTGAAAAATAGTTATGATGGTTTGGAGGATAAGACCTTAATTATGGATGAGCATGACAAAACCCAGCAGGAGTACTTTGTTCCTTGGCATCTACCATTTCACCGAGCAGAAATTGGCGGCGCATCTGCTGCTGCTCTACAGAATGGATTGGCAAAGAAAGATGATAAGAAGGGTACTGTGGTCTACAACCGCTATTATCACATTTTTGTCGAAGGAGAACTTCAAAGGTGGAGTATTCTTAATCTGAACGTTCACATGAAAAATGCTGCTTTTGTTTCTCTTATTTGTGAACCTGCACAAGTGAAGATATTAAATAACATCATATTTTTTAAATCGCCATGCTGGAGGTATCATACAGTCTTTCTACTTCATAGCCTTAATTTGACAACTACTACCTCTGtaccaaaatataagacgtttttgcaggCTAAAC
The sequence above is a segment of the Aegilops tauschii subsp. strangulata cultivar AL8/78 chromosome 6, Aet v6.0, whole genome shotgun sequence genome. Coding sequences within it:
- the LOC109741229 gene encoding tRNA (carboxymethyluridine(34)-5-O)-methyltransferase, which produces MIQIFSRIAARSPRRATSASHPSSSKHRPGQFPCCSPAYRGITAISTSNPMRSGDGNSEGQDAPLAEGKDHGCSPGVQSTPDIEKKYVHRVYDAIAPHFSSTRFAKWPKVAGFLNSLRPGSVVLDAGCGNGKYLGFNPECFYIGCDISPPLIEICAGRGHEVFVADAVNLPYRENVADAAISIAVLHHLSTEDRRRKAIEELIRVVKRGGLVLITVWAVEQEDKSLLNKWTPLCDKYNEEWVDPSSPMVRNKSATTLDSIEETDEDTRAVKQTDDQLKNSYDGLEDKTLIMDEHDKTQQEYFVPWHLPFHRAEIGGASAAALQNGLAKKDDKKGTVVYNRYYHIFVEGELQRLVAGMKNAAIVDQFYDKSNWCIVLEKL
- the LOC109741231 gene encoding membrane-anchored ubiquitin-fold protein 3 isoform X2; its protein translation is MAGGKEPIEVKFRLFDGTDIGPSKYDPATTVSALKDFILARWPQDKEITPKTVNDLKLINGGKILENNRTLAESRVTIGEVPGGVITMHVVVRPPQVDKNQKQLGNSPKQNRCGCTIL
- the LOC109741231 gene encoding membrane-anchored ubiquitin-fold protein 3 isoform X1, which translates into the protein MAGGKEPIEVKFRLFDGTDIGPSKYDPATTVSALKDFILARWPQDKEITPKTVNDLKLINGGKILENNRTLAESRVTIGEVPGGVITMHVVVRPPQVDKNREKQLGNSPKQNRCGCTIL